Proteins from a genomic interval of Oncorhynchus clarkii lewisi isolate Uvic-CL-2024 chromosome 13, UVic_Ocla_1.0, whole genome shotgun sequence:
- the LOC139423906 gene encoding peptide YY-like yields the protein MAIMLKPWTVLVALVLCVLVCLGTFVDAYPPKPENPGEDAAPEELAKYYTALRHYINLITRQRYGKRATQEGVMSELLFGNNAERDQRSRYDDSYVW from the exons ATGGCCATTATGCTGAAACCCTGGACCGTCTTGGTCGCCTTGGTGTTGTGCGTGCTGGTGTGTCTCGGGACTTTCGTGGATGCTTACCCACCTAAACCGGAGAACCCCGGAGAAGACGCGGCTCCCGAAGAGCTGGCCAAATACTACACCGCGCTCAGACACTACATCAATCTCATCACGAGACAGAG GTATGGAAAGAGGGCCACCCAGGAGGGAGTGATGTCAGAGTTGCTGTTCGGCAACAacgcagagagagaccagagatcaAG ATATGACGACTCCTACGTGTGGTGA